In Paramormyrops kingsleyae isolate MSU_618 chromosome 11, PKINGS_0.4, whole genome shotgun sequence, the genomic window GTTGTTGGAAGAGGATGATGCCATAGTAAAGGATGTTTATAACCCTTTCAGTGAAACTCATTCTGTCTGAGAACCCAGAGCCTGGCGATGGGATGTAAGACAGTGGTGTAGGTGCCAAAGCGGAATGCCCCTCCCCACTGGGGATCCAGCGTACGTTCAGCACCAGTGGCAGTTTAAGGTAATGAGCCAGCACAACCCCTCCTGCCAAGGCAGGGTCAGTGAGCACTAGATCATACTGGGCTTCCTTAAGTTTTTTCACCAGTTCTGTATTTTCCAGTATATCAGAAACCATCTCGCATGAAAAATGGTGAACTTCAGACAGCATGGATAACAAATCCCTCTGCAATTTGAGAAATTTTATCAGGTACTTGTCACCTCGTTGCACTTCcaacattttctttaaaaactcATGGAAGAAGTCCTCTGTTATATTTCCCTTTACTGGGATTGTGATTGTCGTGTAAAGGGGAGACTTTTCAGCAATGTATATGGTATTGGACCCTCGAATCACAGTCATGATGTGTCCTTTCAAATGCAGTTCCTCCATCAGCACTTTCATATTTACCCAGTGGGATCCGTCCACAGGGATTACCAGAATATTTCCACTATTGCAAGAGGGCAAAGCTATTAATAAAATCACAGCAACCTCTACAACTACTACAGGTTTCCAGGAAAAATGGTTCTTCATAGTTCCTAAAAAGATTAATCATAATCACACATATATTCAGCTCTTTGTATAAAGCAATATATATACCTAAATATGTATAACTGGTCCTTGAATGTTGTTTagaaaattgttaaaatattcaGTGATCAACACAGGAAATGAAATATGGTCAAAATAGTCTTTGCCTATGCAACAATCTGCAACGCATATTTATATTATAGAATATCCctgtaacttttaaaaaaatccaagaaGATTCACTTGGATTGATGTTtctaaatatgaatataaatgcATACTGAATCAAAGTCATGCAAACAATACAAATGTAATATTCTGAAAAGAAGAAGGGTACTTTGAAAATCCCTTACCAAAGATTTGGTATTCcattgaggaaagcagattgccACAGATATTCCCTCTTTAGGTTCATCATTCAGGCAAGTTTACAAGCAAGTTCGAATTCCATTCGCTATCTTATCTCTGTCGAACACCATATTCTGAATGGGTTTATGATTTACGAACTGATGTTAACAAGAAATGTGCACTTTATGCACATTTTGCTTTATGCTTATGCaacaagaacataagaaatttacaaatgagaggaggccattcggccaatcaagctcgtttggggagaacttaactaatagctcagagttgttaaaatcttttctagctctgatttacaggaacccagggttttagcttgcgctacactagtaGGAAGACTATTTCTTAATCTACGTGCTGTGTAAAGatgtgcttcctcaaatttattttaaaatgttctcccactaatttcctcttatgaccacgagttctagtgtttaaactaatattgaaatagccatttggctgaacagcatccagacctgttagaatcttatatacttgggtcatgtccccccttagtctcctttgctcaaggctaaacagattcagctcagctaacctttcctcataagacattcctctaagaccaggaatcattctcatagccctacgttgcaccttttccaaggcagcaaatgtccttcttaaggtatggtaaccaaacctgcacacgatattctaggtggggtcttactaAGGAactatataatcgtagcatcacttcccttgacttaaactccacacacctagagatataacccaacattctattggccttttttattgcttccccacactggcgagagtgggacatggaagcatcaacatacacaccgagatctttctcgtaatcagctacctttatttcgttggaacccataaaatatctgtactttatatttctgctccctgcatggataaccttacatttatctatgtcaaatttcatctgccaggtatcagcccagtcgctaattaaattcagatcccgttgtagcctctccgctgctagatcagtatctgctacaccatccaccttggtgtcgtctgcaaatttaaccagtttactgtatgtattggtgtcaatatcattaatgtaaattaggaacaatagtggtcctataattaaaccctgcggtaccccactttgaacacaggcccactgtgacattgtgcctctaataattactcgctgcttcctgtcagttaaccagttttcgatccaaacTGCTatagttcctaaaatccctgcagctttgagcttaagcaattTGTAGGGGataacatcaaaggccttctggaaatctaagtagatcacatcgtaggcctttttgtgatcaacttctcttgtagcttcctcaaagaactcaagtaaattcgttaaacaggatctacctctcctaaatccatgttggctatccctcagaatgttatttgcatccaggtaatctaccagtTTCACTTGGATTacagcttccattatttttccagtaatgctagttaaactgattggcctaaagtttgctggattacttctatccccttttttgaatatgggcgttatgttggcatgcttccaatcagaaggtaccacacccgcagataacgatttctggaatattaaagttaaaggttggctaataatatctctcatcttttttaaaactataggtaagatatCATCAGGgaactgcaattttttttattttgagtttagacAGGCTTTGTacaacatcagcctcagttatgcATATATTGGTCAAAGACGACTCTGTAttcgtactaaatggtggtaagtcactcatgttctctactgtgaacacccgtgtaaaataatcattaaactcatttactatatgaatttcattttcaattataaggcccttactatcctgcaaattagtgatttcaacttttggagttaaaatattggaagaaacttttattgtcatccttagcctccaatgcaatttttctttctacattcctcttggagagtttgatgttattttttaactcaacttgtagacttagatactcctgcttaattttgaaatcattagttaatttccatttgtggaagagagcccttttcctcctgactttatttttaatttccttagtaaaccaccttggttgtagtttcctagatttagttttgctggaaacaggtatgaagttctcttgcacttgcaacaatgtgcttttaaaaaattcacatgcctcttcaactgttttgctatttaactcaatccagtttacagtttctagtttccgtctcataccattaaagttagccttcctaacattgtagacttttgttttggacttcgctcttcggacactaaaattaacctcgaatttaaccatgctatgatcactaccgtccaatggttctaaaacctctaattttccctaataatctcccctggtaggggtattaacaaactgagtaaaaaaaacaatcctgtagtaattccaccatctcaagttcatttacagaagagccagagactgtccCACtatatcccaggtaaattaaaatcacctataaccaccacatcatttttattactcataatcttgatatcgtcatataacattctgctttcctcaacagctacattaggtgccctataacaaaccccgacaattaggccatttgaatctttagcatcaagttttatccatacagcttctgaatttttatttttatcagtgagctcccttgcctgcaagttttcctttacatatactgcaacaccacctgaACAATTagactaacttcctgctgaaccacgtttaacTAAAATAAAGCGAAGttcctctcaaagcaggctactgtcAGAGCAGGTAAAAAAGTGGacaatgtcctcccggccccgactggtgACCGAGCAAAACTCAGAAGCAACTGTCCTTTccgagttaatgttaccgatgttagataatattaccccgcgggtgtttgatgcgaaggtaTGTggacagaaacgccgctcgctATCGATAACATTCGCGCTGTCAgttaacaaggacagacaagtactcaGGCAGAccgagaaaaaaaataaaagtaaaaaactgaaacaacaaccacccacacaaacactcaaatggCACACAAACACCCAAATACTCTGAAATATACTTCCAAATAATTTCAGTAAACCGCTTCAACAGgagcacaacacaacacaagtgcacacagcgtctacaccactcccgcacagtgcagcaatcccagcagcctctacagcaattcCAGCAGCCTCAGCAGAGTCCAGCATCTCATTCTCCAACCAAGGATATTCGTATTTGTTGTTATTATAGCCTCTACTCTTCCGGGAAAGCTTTCGATTAAATGTTAAAGCATTGCTGGTAGGGTAGGTAAAGAAATTGATACTTGCTATCGGATTAGATACTCATTTGCAACAGTATGAATACCAACAGTGCCTCCTTCGCCTTCTTCAGCTGACAAATCTTCACACAGCACTGCTGCAGACAGGCGGGAAGGCACACAGCCCCTCCTCTCTGTAGGAACTAATCACATGAGTGCCAAGCTAGTTGACTTGGTGTTAAGTAGCACAACGAAATGGGCAAAGCACCTTTATTCCTCTTTATGAGGAATTTTGAGAGATCAGTAAAGCTTCCGTTTCAACAACAATATTACCCAATTAGCCGATAGCCACATTCACCATCTGTTATCATTAAGTTAGTGGCTACggctaataataaaatgattaaCAACCTAAAATAATTGTTGTCATTGTTGCTGGTTGGTATTTGTTTTTATGGTGATTTGGaggtttttgctttgtttttagttttttttttttttgcactaccTAACAGGGCTTAAAtagttattattaaaatatttgtcaTATATATACTTTACTGTTGTATTACTGTATGTCACACCCTGCATCCCTTTCCCCTCTATCTCTCCGTTGTGTGGCTCTAATGAGTCACACCAGTTACTTGTTGAATCTTTCCTCTCCTTTCAGCCCttgtgtggatcaccccaggtgcctctcgtctgctccctcatgagtcatgtacactcacctaaaggattattaggaacaccatactaatacggtgtttgacccctttcgccttcagaactgccttaattctacgtggcattgattcaacaaggtgctgaaagcattctttagaaatgttggcccatattgataggatggcatcttgcagttgatggagatttgtgggatgcacatccagggcacgaagctcccgttccaccacatcccaaagatgctctattgggttgagatctggtgactgttggggccattttagtacagtgaactcattgtcatgttcaagaaaccaatttgaaatgattcgagctttgtgacatggtgcattatcctgctggaagtagccatcagaggatgggtacatggtggtcataaagggatggacatggtcagaaacaatgctcaggtaggccgtggcatttaaacgatgcccaattggcactaaggggcctaaagtgtgccaagaaaacatcccccacaccattacaccaccaccagcagcctgcacagtggtaacaaggcatgatggatccatgttctcattctgtttacgccaaattctgactctaccatttgaatgtctcaacagaaatcgagactcatcagaccaggcaacatttttccagtcttcaactgtccaattttggtgagctcgtgcaaattgtagcctctttttcctatttgtagtggagatgagtggtacccggtggggtcttctgctgttgtagcccatccgcctcaaggttgtgcgtgttgtggcttcacaaatgctttgctacacacctcggttgtaacgagtggttatttcagccaaagttgctcttctatcagcttgaatcagtcggaccattctcctctgacctctagcatcaacaaggcattttcgcccacaggactgccgcatactggatgtttttccctttgcacaccattctttgtaaaccctagaaatggttgtgcgtgaaaatcccagtaactgagcagattgtgaaatactcagaccggcccgtctggcaccaacaaccatgccacactcaaaattgcttaaatcacctttctttcccattctgacattcagtttggagttcaggagattgtcttgaccaggatcacacccctaaatgcattgaagcaactgccatgtgattggttgattagataattgcattaatgagaaattgaacaggtgttcctaataatcctttaggtgagtgtatatagtgcctccctgtcttgagctccccagtccagtcattgatgttgctgcctgcatgtgctccccagtgtgtgcTGTGcccttgcctgatcctccctaccctgttttgaCCTGtcgtggtctgtttccttttgcCCTGTCTgtagttttgtttaataaagccCTTTTTGGTTTTCCCCACATCTGCCTTCGCCTCTTTGATGTGACACTGTATTTTTTGCACTCACCTTAAAAATAGTGTTGTCATTGAAGTTATTGTATGTATGGTTCTAATCTTAAtttttttgtcatgttttcCCAGTGGTATCGAAAATGATATCAAGTATCCAGTATTTTCCTGGATATCAGTATCAAGGTTGAAACTGTAGTATCGTGACAACCCTaattgctggtgggatttgctgctaTTCACGTAGGGTATTGGTGTTGGCTGATTAGGTCGCTCTGTGAACTTGTGTAGCTGCCACTTCACACTTGAACTTGTTCCAAGATGATTTGACCTTCACAGTCGCTTAACTTGCCATTGACCAGGACAACTCTAGTaggacagaaatgtggtgaTCTGACTTGTTGGAAAGGTAGTGTTCTATAATGGCGCCAGATGGAAAGTCACTAAACTCACTGTTCTGTACAACCACCCACTCTGCTGGTATTGATCGTTGCAGGAGATTACGTGACTGTGTGCTTAAGTGTACACCTGTGTCAGCAATAGGTGTGGCAATTCCTCTTTTTTGGCCTATGTAGTATTTAGTACATGCTAAATggttagggtgaccacctaatccatgtcaggggggacactatgagctacttcagcttttacaaactactttaaagctgaaagggttctgtgctctgctaaaatgtttggttagttcctagattgaaagactcatccagctgtttcgcattaacattactgacacatatgcatgattataggagactgaccaatcagcatacggcaagaacccagtgcttaagtgaaatcctggtccttttaattgaaatgtatgaaatggtagtttacaaatcctgttgtagctcatagtgtccctcctgacatggattaggtggtcaccctataaATGGTGCAGAAATGCTCTTCTACTCTTCACATAATAATGTTGTGTGCAATGTACATAATAATGtaacattaatttatttgaaaattTAGTATAAAACTGTCACAAGCTCCATCATTGTTAATCATTTGAAATCCCTTCACATTGgtcatatttcatttttactttttaatgaaCTGGCTATCATGttgttcaattcaattcaattcaattcaattttatttatatagcgcttttaacaacagtcattgtcacaaagcactttacatttaacCAGCCAGAACCCcaccaagcaagcctgaggcgacCATTACAATTACACTTATTCATTTTCCTTATTCTATTCTGCAAAAGTCTCTAGAGTTGGTGGTAGAAAAGTCATTTGGACTTAATTTTACAAACTCTGTGGCAAAAATACCTGATAGCTCTAATGATGGTTAATAACAGGAGTAAAGGAACAGCCAGAAGGGTGGCAATAACATCCACAGAATGGTAGGCATACCAGGGCAACTTGTAGGACTCTGAACGCAGGTGAGCAGCACCTTTGTGTCGCATGACATACTCGATCCAGAAGATGGCGCTGTCTAATGGCTTATTTGGCTGGTCATGGTGCAGCCTTGAGAGTCTCTGCATATTTAGTCTGTAGGATGGATTGTGGAGAATTTCCAGTATAGCACTGGAGAATATGCCTCTTTCTAAGGTGGCAATGTCTAAGATCTTTGCAGCTCCTTTTTCCTTGAGGCGTAAGAGGTTGTCATATTGATCAAACAATAAGGGAATCCCCAACACGGGCACACCGTGGTAAATGGCTTCCTGAACTCCATTAGTTCCTCCATGGGCAACAAAAGCTTTGACTTTAGAATGTCCCAGGAGGTCACTTTGAGGCATCCAATTGACTAGCAGGGTATTGTTACCTAACATTGAAGGTCGGTTTCCCAAATGCCTCCAAATGACCTTCTGAGGCAATGTTGCAAAGACAAATGCAATTTCATCACATATATCACTCGGGAGACTGTCAACCACGGTTCCCAAAGACATTAGAATAACACCATGTTCTCCAGAGCTCTGGACAAACTCTTCCAAATCTTCAGGAAGGGCTTTGGGAGGCTTACACTGGAACCCACCCATGTAGACAACATTTGGCATGGTGGGGCGTGGAAATTCAAAGACAAAGTCAGCTCTCATGAGCCATATATCCGCTGACTGAATAAGGGTCTCAATATCACAACTTGATTCGAAGTACCTGTCACAGAGAGCTTGGTAATGTGGTCCAATCATAAAGCGTTGTTGGAAGACAGTGATGCCACAGTAAAGGATGTTTATAACCCTTTCAGTGAAACTCATTCTGTCTGAGAACCCAGAGCCTGGAGATGGGATGTAAGACAGGGGTGTAGGTGCCAAAGCCGAATGCCCCTCCCCACTGGGGATCCAGCGTACGTTCAGCACCAGTGGCAGTTTAAGGTAATGAGCCAGCACAACCCCTCCTGCCAAGGCAGGGTCAGTGAGCACTAGATCATACTGGGCTTCCTTAAGTTTTTTCACCAGTTCTGTATTTTCCAGTATATCAGAAACCATCTGGCATGAATAACAATGAATTTCAGACATCATGAATAAAAGTTCCTTCTGGAATTTGAGGAATTTTATCAGATACTTGTCACCTCGTTGCACTTCAAAGACATTCTTTAAGAATTTAGGGAAGAAGTCTTCTGTTAAATGTGTACGGATAGGGATTGTGATTGATGTGTAAAGAGGAGACTTTTCAGCAATGTACATGGTATTGGACCCTCGAATCACAGTCATGATGTGTCCTTTCAAATGTAATTCTTCCATTAGCACTTTCATATTTACCCAGTGGGATCCGTCCACAGGGACTACTAGAATATTTCCACTATTGCAAGAGGGCAGAGCCATCAATAAAATCACAGCAACTTCTACAACTACTAGAGGTTTCCAGGAAAAATGGTTCTTCATAGTTCCTAAAAAGACAACAAATTCATTATATCCACACACATACGTTCTGCTTTCtgcatatatataattattattattataattgatCCTTTAACATGGGAAATAATATACACTCAAAATAATCTCTGCATATACAACAATCTGCAAAACGTATTTGTGTTATACAATAACCGTATACCGTTTTAACAAATCTTTTCAGATTCACCCAGATTTAAGTCTCTGAATATGAATGAATAATGAATCAAACTGAAGCAAACAATACAAATGTAATATTCAGAAAATTAGAAGGGTCCTTTGAAAATCCCTTACCAAAGATTTGGTATTCCATTGAAGAAAGCACCACAGATCTTCAAATGTTCATAGTTTGGGCAGGTTTACGAGCAAGGTCAAATTCCATTTGCTATCTTATCTCTGTCAAACACCATTTTCTTAACGGGTTTATGATTTACAAACTGATGTTAACAAGAAATATGCACTTTATGACCAAAAGTATATGGACAGCAGCTGATGCAACATCTCATTCAGAACCAAGGACATTATAAGTTGATGTTGTTGCACCCTTTGTTGCTATAACAGCCTCTGTTGTTCTGGGATGGCTTTCCATTAGATATTGGAACATTGCTGGTAGGACTTGCTGCTGTTCAGGTAGGGTATTGATGTTGGCTGATCATATCCCTTTCTTTGAGCTTGTCTGGTACCACTTCTCACCTGAACTTGGTCCCAGACATTTTGTCCTTCACTGTCACTTCACTTGCTGCTGACCAGAACAGCTCAGGCAGTGCAGAAATGTGGGGATCTGACTTGTTGGAAAGGTAGCGTCCCCCTAGCATCCGCAACACTGTTCCTCCTTTTTGTAAAAATGCTGACACAAGCAGATTCTGGACTGACACTTTCACAGAAACTGCTTTTATGGTCTTGGGCTACCTAAAGCGACCTGGGCTTTATCAGCATTGTGTAGAATGGAAGggagggttgccaactttggtcagctggctggagtgagattttcaatttgagacgagtctgcacacacatttacatgttttATTAACTTGCATAGAGTCTGTATGTCGCTGCTTAGTGTAGCACCATCCTTGAAGCACATCTTAATGTAGCAGTCATGTATctggacccccctccccccctcattTTCTCTAGCTAAAACAAGAAGTCACATGGTTTCTAAGGCTGCTAATGAAATTAACAGGACAATGGCTAAAGGATAGGGGTTGCAGGCTAGGTTAAGCTGCCCTCCCATGTAAAAAGGGGATGAAGAAAGCAGCATTTTGAAATGAGAACAAGGGCAGTCAATGGTTGTGGCTGTAGTTCTCGGCCTCTGATGTCAGTCCGAGCAGAGCTCCTGTGCTTCTGAAGCTGCTGGTCATGTTGCACCTTCTCCCTTCGCTTCTGAATTCTTGCCTGTTTACTGAATGTGATTTAGACTGCTGTCTTTGTGTACTAGATTTTTTTGTccttggtttttgttttggccCCAACTTTTGCATTATGTTCTGGTGTATCAATCATTAAACCTGCTTGCTCTGCTCTTGGATGTCAGATTTAGATTTTCATCATTGCCATTTTGTATTCACTTacataaaaaaactaaatgttGTTCCCCCCAGACTAAAAAGTACCATAATAGACATTAGACAAATATCATAATAACAAGAATGGTatacaaatatgtaaaatatcAAAACAGGTCaataaatatattcaaaaaGGAAGGTTGCCAGAGTGTCCAGTGTTAAAATGACCTGTATTAGAAGGGAGGTTAAAGAAATGTGGAGGGATGTGTGTTTGCTGGGTGACACGGGGTGTTCAGGAGTCTAACAGCCTGGGCAAATACACTGTTTAGCAGCCTGGTGGTTCTGGTTTGGATGCTCCTGTACCTCTTTCCAGATGGCAGgagagaaataataataataattgatactttcatgcatccccatggggaaattttCTTTATGGTtctctcaacttgctctttgtagagtaagttatCTGTGAATGGCAGCCACCTGTTGAGGTGCCCAGGGAGGTTAAGGGCTTTACTCAAGGACCCTCAGATGTACTGagactgggtttgaaccagtgaccttctgattataggTATacaagcttagcccactgagccacacactgcccccaaagCAACCTTTGTGAGAGGTGAGGGGGATCTCTGATGCCGCTGGAGGCCCTATGAGCACAGAGTGACTGTCCCATTTATTTGGTGCTGCTCGGTCACGTTACAGTTACTGAACTAGGATGGGACGTGGTAGGTCAGTACACTTTCGATGGTGCCTCTGTAAATGGCCCTCTTTAGTCTCTGGAGTTGCTGTTGGGCCTTCTTCATAATGGTGTCAATGGTCGAGGTCAGGTATTCAGTGCTGCTGACCCTCTCCAC contains:
- the LOC111841106 gene encoding UDP-glucuronosyltransferase 2C1-like, producing the protein MEYQIFGTMKNHFSWKPLVVVEVAVILLMALPSCNSGNILVVPVDGSHWVNMKVLMEELHLKGHIMTVIRGSNTMYIAEKSPLYTSITIPIRTHLTEDFFPKFLKNVFEVQRGDKYLIKFLKFQKELLFMMSEIHCYSCQMVSDILENTELVKKLKEAQYDLVLTDPALAGGVVLAHYLKLPLVLNVRWIPSGEGHSALAPTPLSYIPSPGSGFSDRMSFTERVINILYCGITVFQQRFMIGPHYQALCDRYFESSCDIETLIQSADIWLMRADFVFEFPRPTMPNVVYMGGFQCKPPKALPEDLEEFVQSSGEHGVILMSLGTVVDSLPSDICDEIAFVFATLPQKVIWRHLGNRPSMLGNNTLLVNWMPQSDLLGHSKVKAFVAHGGTNGVQEAIYHGVPVLGIPLLFDQYDNLLRLKEKGAAKILDIATLERGIFSSAILEILHNPSYRLNMQRLSRLHHDQPNKPLDSAIFWIEYVMRHKGAAHLRSESYKLPWYAYHSVDVIATLLAVPLLLLLTIIRAIRYFCHRVCKIKSK